A single region of the Silene latifolia isolate original U9 population chromosome 8, ASM4854445v1, whole genome shotgun sequence genome encodes:
- the LOC141596395 gene encoding uncharacterized protein LOC141596395 isoform X1: protein MDVIEGPIREPDAPLRMPITHIFKDMGTVVMGKIESGSIREGVSLIIMPNKAHVKVTDIYTDGEMENKVTYADQGENIRVRLSGIDDEDILPGFVLSSISKPVTAVNEFNVQLQILELLENAIFTAGYKAILHIHSIVEECEIVDLLQQIDPQTRIPMMKPPLFVKSGAVVLCRIRVNNLICVEKFSDFPQLGRFTLRKEGKTVAVGKIIDLSSVA, encoded by the exons ATGGATGTTATTGAAGGCCCTATACGAGAACCCGATGCTCCCCTCAG GATGCCCATCACCCATATATTCAAAGATATGGGAACTGTTGTTATGGGTAAAATTGAATCTGGCAGTATACGTGAGGGTGTGTCATTGATAATTATGCCAAACAAG GCTCATGTGAAGGTTACCGATATTTATACTGATGGAGAAATGGAAAATAAAGTCACATATGCTGATCAGGGTGAAAATATACGGGTTAGATTGTCAGGGATTGATGACGAAGATATATTGCCAGGCTTTGTCTTGTCAAGCATTT CCAAGCCAGTTACAGCTGTTAATGAGTTTAATGTTCAGCTGCAAATTCTTGAGCTGCTTGAAAAT GCTATTTTCACAGCTGGATACAAGGCGATATTACACATTCATTCCATTGTCGAGGAATGTGAGATAGTTGATCTGCTACAGCAGATTGATCCACAGACGAGGATACCCATGATGAAGCCGCCTCTTTTTGTCAAGTCTGGGGCTGTTGTTTTATGCCGTATTCGG GTGAATAATTTGATATGCGTGGAGAAGTTTTCTGATTTCCCACAGCTTGGGCGGTTTACTCTTCGTAAAGAAG GGAAAACTGTGGCAGTGGGAAAAATTATTGACCTTTCTTCTGTTGCTTAA
- the LOC141596395 gene encoding uncharacterized protein LOC141596395 isoform X2, with amino-acid sequence MDVIEGPIREPDAPLRMPITHIFKDMGTVVMGKIESGSIREGVSLIIMPNKAHVKVTDIYTDGEMENKVTYADQGENIRVRLSGIDDEDILPGFVLSSISGYKAILHIHSIVEECEIVDLLQQIDPQTRIPMMKPPLFVKSGAVVLCRIRVNNLICVEKFSDFPQLGRFTLRKEGKTVAVGKIIDLSSVA; translated from the exons ATGGATGTTATTGAAGGCCCTATACGAGAACCCGATGCTCCCCTCAG GATGCCCATCACCCATATATTCAAAGATATGGGAACTGTTGTTATGGGTAAAATTGAATCTGGCAGTATACGTGAGGGTGTGTCATTGATAATTATGCCAAACAAG GCTCATGTGAAGGTTACCGATATTTATACTGATGGAGAAATGGAAAATAAAGTCACATATGCTGATCAGGGTGAAAATATACGGGTTAGATTGTCAGGGATTGATGACGAAGATATATTGCCAGGCTTTGTCTTGTCAAGCATTT CTGGATACAAGGCGATATTACACATTCATTCCATTGTCGAGGAATGTGAGATAGTTGATCTGCTACAGCAGATTGATCCACAGACGAGGATACCCATGATGAAGCCGCCTCTTTTTGTCAAGTCTGGGGCTGTTGTTTTATGCCGTATTCGG GTGAATAATTTGATATGCGTGGAGAAGTTTTCTGATTTCCCACAGCTTGGGCGGTTTACTCTTCGTAAAGAAG GGAAAACTGTGGCAGTGGGAAAAATTATTGACCTTTCTTCTGTTGCTTAA